The nucleotide sequence AAGTACACCATATGTCCGCCTTGGTAAGAATTGAATTTTGGACAATCATAAACGCATACATGCAACGGATGGACGCGTATTCCTTggggatttaaattaaattgccaATGACCATCTAGAAAACACTCTGTTAGtgtttaaaacatatatgtttatatggCGATAAATAGAAAGACACATTTTCCCGTGCTAATCCACGTATTTGTATTCGACGCTTAccttgttaaatttgtaaatcaGTATTTTGTATGCCTTAAGTGTGGAAATGCACTATGTTAACTGACTGTGCAACAAGACAAGCTCAATATTAAAGCTATCTCAAAGAACATTTCAAATTAATTCTGGTAGCCGTAGCGTAGTATATAGGATGTCCGCTTAGCAACCTAGCTGGAGGAAACGGGTTCGATCTTCAGAGTGGGGGCGTTCTTTATATCTCTCTCATATATAACAAGAACTGGTTCTAttcctaggaaacggactcgagagcgtttataaataagccttaggatttgatgcaatcgagcttaaatgattaagtttaaactaaaaattcaaatCAATTGctattaaaacaaaacacgatGTCGTTGAACTTGAGTAGGTCTCCTAAAAATCTTTTGTCGAAACTCAAAGAAAAACATACAATGTACAAGGTTACGAATTTTTATTACAAGTTCCTGGAATTTAGGCAAACGTTTGATATGTATAAGGTACACACATGGTCCGTTTACTTCTTTCCAACTGAAAGTAAAATAGATaatgcatattatatatttttacataccTTCAATACGTTTAATACTGCACATCGCAACAGGCTATATGATgttttgacccatttatgcctagtggactgtcccatccttttaaattggatcaatttatttccaaaattagggatatctattatgtttatttctatatttagaatatttcttagagaaattcctttaagcaaacagcgcagaccctgatgagaagccgcattatgcggcgtctcatctgggtctacgctgtttgccaaggcatttttttttccagacgctaggcataaatgggttaacacgtCTATGCAAAGAAACATTGCATGATAACAATAACACAAACCAGATGATAACCTGTAGCGTCGTCCTTAATTGTTTTACATCAAGAAGTATAAAGTAAATGTGTTCTAAGCAATGTTTAATAGGTAGTGTAAGATGTAGTGTAAGGTACTAGAGTATGCGGTGCATGCTTCTAAATAGCTCTGATAATTTAAGGTACTTGCATTCATAGAGAGTTAAGAAATACAGTTGTTTCTGTTGAAAGTATTTCCACCAATTAAACAAACAAAGATATCTCGGTAAGTTTTGCTCCACAAGGTGGCAATACAAATCACCTTTGGTTTGTGTCTATATTATTAGcatcaaattataaatattaacacaCGTTGCCCATTAACCTTTGCCCGACAAAACGACAAGAACATAATTCCTCAGTCTGTGTTCGACGGACACTTACTTCCGCCGATGATACCCAGGCAGTGCTGGATGTTACCATTGAGGCAGTCGCCGATGCCACCACCGCTATGGCTACACGAGCACGAGCTGTCCACGCAGTGCCAGGCGCCACCCAGGAAGCCGCCGCTGGAGCAAGAGCCGAAGTGGCTCTGGCAGTCGCTGGGAAGCTTGCACGGAAAGTCTGAGAGGAAAGGgacgatcatcatcatcatcatcatcatcatcatcatcatcatcatcatcatcatcatcatcatcatcatcatcatcattatcatcatcaccatcatcatcatcatcatcatcatcatcatcatcatcatcatcatcatcatcatcatcaccatcatcatcatcatcatcatcatcatgatcatcatcattatcatcatcatcatcgtcatcatcgtcgtcgtcatcgtcatcatcatcatcatcatcaccgtcatcatcaccgtcatcatcatcttcatcataatcatcatcatcgtcagcatcgtcgtcgtcgtcgtcgccctcgtcgtcgtcatcgtcatcgtcatcatcaccgtcatcatcatcttcatcataatcatcatcatcgtcagcatcgtcgtcgtcgtcgtcgccctcgtcgtcgtcatcgtcatcgttatcgtcatcgtcatcatcatcatcatcatcatcatcatcatcatcatcatcatcatcatcatcatcatcatcatcatcatcatcatcatcatcaactgaACAAAGACAACATCAGCGGCTTACTGTGGTCGCATAGACAAACGCCGTGTTCACAGAACATCTTATAGCCGGATGCGTCCGCGGTGCAGTGGGTGTGAGTGCAGTCTGCGTCCACCTGACACTGCTCGCAGGACACGAGTCCGACTCCTGAAGCAAGTAATGAAAACGGGGATTCCTTTAGAGTTAGCAGGTCTTGTGTACAATAAATACAAGTTGTTTCGCAGAAAAATGATTTTGAAACGGGAATGAAAAGGATCCAGTGAGATTTTGCAGAATTTGTACAAAATCAAAGCGAGATATAGCTCAAACAATGAAATTGAAATGTGTTTGTATGTcgggatttttttcccaatcgACAAAACCATTTTGCTCATAATTCAATTCGTCCACTGAGAGCCAAAACAAGTTATCAGCTTTCTTCATACATATCCTGATAGGAATGTGTGTCGTCCAATTATTAAATCTCAATTGCCCTGTATATATCATGAGTGTCAACACTTGAGTCCATAATGCACAGTGGCCCAAGTATAAACCTAGACACAATTTACAACGAAGATTGAATGCCAAAAGTAGGATacgtttgtatttttttcttcataaacAAATACCGGCTATGAGAACAGGACGGGTATTGTGCATGTTAAGGAGGAGTCTCGTAAAAGATTTTATGAGAATTCTAAGTTATTACTAAATGTTTAGCTCACCTATACATTTCTGATCTTTTATACTAAAATGAACATAAACACCCCAACACTGAATTTAAGTccccattttaaatatttaaaccgATTGAattgactcatttgaattacagataTATAAGAcagacatggaagattgtaatatgtattcaaccggggattttaattttcactgtttaagccaaaacatatttaacaataagaaatgggaaaaacttatcactgattttaatttaaaacaacacgtgtcttttccaacaagggttacggaacgttcatcatcaatattagaccatttgtattcaaaatatgacaacatttctgaggtaatcataccaaaaataggcataagtgaccattacccagtagtttttacattaagcgtcaaaggtaaaattgttaaaacagatgatcataaaattattaagtacagatgttttaacaaatttaatgtaatcaattttcaaaatgacttagcaaatgctaattttgatatggttgaaacaatagaggatgctaatgaggcatttgaagtattttatacaatattaaactcagtccttaataagaatgcccctatcaaatataaaaaagtgaagagattacaacaacctggttggtacaacgaaaacgtaaaacaagcaaggtctttaagggataaatataaacgtgaatctaattggccacaatataagttgtggcgtaataaatgtaacagtgcaatcaaaatggcaaaaaaagaatatttttcgaatgcggaacaaaacaaaacaagtgcgaaatcgctctggaaaactattaaattagcatcaaatgaacacacagaatcctctattttgccaaatgtgataaggaaggatgatcagataatatctggtaaaacaaatgtagctaatgcacttaatgaccactttgttgacatctcgaaacttattaaaaagactaaatttgctgaacacgatttccactcattgaaaacatatctagatgctaagctagaatctaagcatttctctgttcagtttattactacatcagaagttagttctttaattaatcaacttcattcaaacaaatctgctggggctgatggtatagggcccagcattattaaactttgcaaagaattcattatacaaccaatcactgcgcttataaataactgtatatcacatggaacctttcccgacatgcttaaaattgcaaacgtaatacctttatacaagggtggatcggtagaagatcccaataattatagaccaatatcaattttacctactatatctaaaatatttgaaaagcatatatctaaacaattgcatatatatctagaatgtacaggtctattaaacaaaactcagtcgggatttcgcaaatatcattcttgtcaaacagcattgattaatatagttgattcatggcttaaacaaattgacaatgcaaatctggtaggtacaattttcttggattttaaaaaagcatttgatcttgtggaccatagggttcttttacacaaattaaaactttatcattttaatgatatgtcatgcgacctattttcttcatatctacgcaatcgatttcagtttatcaaagcagaaaacactacctctacttgtaaaagcatcattgctggtgttccccaaggatctattttaggacctcttctatttcttatttacgttaatgatctttcgctagatcttacatgtgattctgcaatgtatgctgatgatacaacattgcacactgtgggaacaaatattcaaacacttcaaaataagctacaaacaaatctttcaattgtaaatgattggtgccaaactaataacatgattattaatccactaaaaactacttgtatggtattagggtcaaaacggaaagctcaaaatataacagatctaaaacttaaaatttcagatacggtgatcaaaacagtaaattgtcaaaaacttcttggcctttatattgacaatactctatcttggaaactacacattaacagcgtttgttcaaaaatgtcatcacgaatgtttcttttgcaaaaaataaaaccatatctaacccttgaaatgcgtaagctcttctataatggttatatctcacctatatccgactacgcatgcgttacctggagttcagcggccaaaacggaaattaatagaatagtcaaaatacaaaagcgttgtggtgcacatattttaaataaaaagtacaacactaattcaaaaacactatttaaagatctaaaatggttgactttcgaacagcgtaatcactatttcacgtcagttattgtatttaaagcatttcacaatcaaaccccaacatacatacgtgaccttttgacaccttcacaaaataatcactataacttgcgatcttgcgaaaagggggatttaaagctagtgcgaatacccaaaacaaactattttaaacaatcgtttgaattttctagcaaaacaatatggaattcgttaccccaatatatacgtcaaacaaacaatttaattacatttaagaaaaaattaaaagcttatctttcttccacactttatgaaataaactgaacatgcttcatgttgttttagtaaataacattagtttaatgtttaaatactgttcttgcatagatggttattgtagttttatgtctgtcatttgttttaaattataatatatatcattatatgtgcatgcatatatgattctttatgttttgttcttattgctcaagatgaaatatgatgtatttgttgtaaattgtatcttgttagaagaccttgttgaaaataagaaatgtattatataaattgcatattatgtaatttcatctgatgtatttcttaacaagtatatcttctttaaataaagattttattattattattattattattactgtaaCAAGCAATATCATTGgtcaataattgttttgacattCAAAACTTTCGTGCCACGACTAAGCAAATGTTTTGAATGGGACGAGAATTGTGTGATATATGCTTTCATTCGTCTCGTCTAATCCAAAGGTGTGTTGTTTGCGGTTTATCATTTTGACTATCAGTCAAAATCGACATCCGTTTTAGTTTTGCATCACACATGCAAGTTTGAATGTTTTTGATTCCTTGTCTAGCGAAGGGaacaaatacattagtaaattaaacatttgacattaaacacacattaaattaaaaatattttgtatgaattttgtataattttcaaaTGGGAATATTTACTGTTTAATACAATATCATAACCGTCAAAAAAGCAAATCAAACCGCATTAACAATAATCAGCTGAATGTAAAAAGAACGTTGAGTGAAATTTTAAACAGctaatttttatatttgttcacgaaatacaaaacacattttatgaaagctTACCCAAGACAGCAAGAAGAAAAGCGATTTTCATTGTTGTTCTTGTCGAATTTTCAAATGAATGACAGCGCATCAAACGTTTGTGGGATATGTCTTAACATCACTCGCTTATCTATTAAAGGACCACCTATTTTATGCTGAACGAAAAAACGTGTCAATCCAAAATGTAGTTTTGCTAAGTTAATATGAATTGTAGTTTCTACAAAACAACtacgtttcaaatacattgtttaaaCGTAAAACAAATAGAGCAAACGTTCACAACCATCGACAGTTTAAACTTCAATAAATAACAAATGTGTTACGTAACCTTCAAACATACTTTTCGAAAATAACAATCCTCATGGGGTTACTTGACCTTTTTAGTGATACCCAGTAGAACTCTAGATGGAATATGAAAAAATTTTAATTggtgagatgatgatgatgacagaaCAAGTATTGACGCCTAATATGATTATAAGTCATCTAATTGTGAAAAGGAATAGTGGCACGTAACATCATTACTGCGACATGTAGAGAGCTAAAGATAAATTACCGGTATGGTGGAGAAATAAGTTATCAGATTATATTCACCCAGATTCATTACGGGTAGTTGTCAGTTACTTGCATAGGCATGTGTGCTCATATCACGAATGTTTCACAAGCTCACCCAGCAAACGGTTTGTTGGCAAACTGCTGTGGTATGGCTAATGAAAGACTGTACGGAAAAAACTCAATAAACAAACAGATTGAACATGTACAATAATGTTACACCGTCATTATCACTCACACTAACACCTACTGTAAAGTCGCCAGAAAATGTTCTGTTGAGCAATCATCTTTAACTATTGATAAAGAAGAAGGCCAAATGCGTGTCTTTTAAATTGACGTAACCTTGTTTTAGACTACATCGTGATTTTCTAGTTCTACAAACGAATATCATCTACATGTAAGAAGCCTTTCAGAACATTGTAAGTCAACAAGTATTAGTACTATTAgtcaactactgctactactactactactactactactactactactactactactactactactactactactactactactactactactactactacttctgctactactactactactactactactactactactactactactactactactactactactactactactactactactactactactacaactacttctacaactactactacaacaagtactactactactactactactactactacaactactactactactactactactactactacaactactactactactactactactactactactactactactactactactactactactactactactactcctactactactactacttctactactactactactactactactactactactactactactgctactactactacaactactacttctactactactactactacaacaactactactactactactactactactactactactactactactactactactactactactactactactactacttaaacattatcatcaacatcatcatcaccatcatcgttaACATGATAACACAGCCAGACAAATTACCAGTTAGTTAAATGACCTTGAATAAGGTTATACTAGAGAACCTAAATTGTGGACAAGTCATACCGCGATAACCTTTAGATGTGACCGCTTTAGAATTCCTTTAATTAGAACCCTTGTCATCACACGATTCGCTTACCTTTAAGCAGACGAACCCATTGCCTACAAAAACAATAGACTTCAAGCAAAAGTTAACGTTTGATTGCTGATTAATAAACGTTTGTTTATCTTCATAGTGAATCAGTGGTTCATGAACGAATTTAGCGAACGCTTTTTAAATCAGTGAACATAAGTTAACACTTATCAGAGCCTGTTTTACTTATTTTCAGCCATGTCCCAAGTGCACACTCTATATTTTTTAGACTATTTTTTGTTTCCGTGAACAACTTAAGACATTTGATGGTGTCTATTTACTACATTATTTCTATACaggatttttaaagttattgatgTGTAATCaagaaataattacaatttatCCATCAAATAAGTATACATTTACCAACTTTATGTCAATTAGCGCTAAAGTTTGCAATTTTGTGGGTTTATTACATAAAATGATGAGACAATGCCCGCTGGAACATGATAAAACTTATCTTAATGTCCTCTGTGTCGGCTATTTCGTCtacctgtttatgttttttataaaaacaactgAAATCCatacttttatttcaaatttacgaAACGCACAATTAAAACGTATTACGTAATTACATAAAGAAATGTGCGTTGATGTAAAATAAAACCTAATTTAATCCAGAATGTTatcaaaacaaacacatttttaccGGAACTTTACCTGCTTTGATATAAATACCATATAATTTGAAATCTTCAAAACATGTTGTCCCTTTAACTCAGAAACCACGTGATCGTTCTGCGGTTGTCACGTGGTTTGCAGAGTTGGTGAATAAGGTTATACGGAATCGGACCATCTTCCATTGGTTATCAATCATTAGTCCTCCAAGGAGCGTCAACATGAAACTCATTCTGCTAACATTGACGTGCTTAGTAGGTGAgacattcaatattttatttatgtgctttttattttgcatgtttaaatCAATTCATGATATATGCTATTCGGAAGCAATGCTGAAAAAAAAGATTCGATTTGTGTTTTAACTAGGTTCTTGTGTTTCATGTCAACATACTGTTCGTAAAAGATGTTCTGCTTTAATAACACTGGCATACTCTTCATGCAATTAAGTGTTTTCGAAAATTTTGATTATAAATGTAACTCGAACACcctaaaaatgtaattttatttctaGAAGTAAATATCTCCTTTTTCCACCCTATCCACTCGTACCTAAACATCGTGCATTTACGACAATAACTAAATGTCACACCCAgcaaattgtttgtttatgtatataatgACCATTGAACAACCTCCCTTGGAAATTCATAATGAAcactttattcaaatggattaacccatttatgcctagcgtctagaaaaaagccttggcaagcagcgttgacccagatgagacgctgcgtTTTGAagacatgatgcggcgtctcatcagggtctgcgctgtttgattaaaggaatttatgtaagaaatattctaaatatagaaataaatatactagacatccctaatttttgaattaaattgatccaatttagaaggatgggagagtccactaggcataaatgggttaagcacagTTTTTCaatagcgaggctcatatatttctTTGATTACCAAGCGTACGTCGCCTGTGAGACCTGCACCTCAGTCAATGACTGTCACCTGACCGAGTGCACCGGAACTGGCTGGGCGTTGCACTGCATCGACGGCGGCTGCTCGTGCACACACGATGATCTGGGAGGTACCGGTAAGCGTCGTTCTTACCCGATCGGTCAATGattatacattgtatatgaaaattgGTATGCATATTTCTCGTAAATATCAAACACTAGTACAGTActtgtttgaaaatatttaatataaaacatgagtataatgattataaataattgattataaaaacaagaaatacatttataaacatgtacactTATAAATTGCTAAGAGTACTCTGTTAAAGATATCTTTTAAGTTGTGTGTGTTACAGTTTTTATATCACTCGTAGTTCGTTTAACTCTTCGTTAAATAAGGACAGTTAAAACATTTTGCGGACACTGATGTAAACGGTATTTTCTTACAAAACTAAATTTTTCCATTGAACGTGCATACATATTGACATCGAATTACACAGTTCTTGTTTAGAAAGATTGCTATTTGTCTATTTGAGAGAATTTTactttcttaaaatgaaatgATATTAAGTTACTGGTTGCTAAGCAATTTctttaaatagttatttttaagATGTCAAAGTTATACAAACTCTGGTATTTCAACTACTTTGCATGACCGTTTACGCTTTCTCCAATTCAACACGCATTATTTTCGGATGAAAATTCGTGTGAATCAAAACATGTACACGGCGACAACAGACATTAAATGAATAACGGACTtgttagcataggtgcgttttctaacgttttcttccaagaatattggtgacaccgtttttagtgaatttttctaagaccgttttatgtcaaaaaatcttcttataacctaaaacaaatttcgttcgtaaaacaattctatctgcactataaatctcaatcttctacgcagtggcctcccttatactaaaagttactgaccgggcgaagcaagggaagtaactgctgtgaggagtttctataaaaatctgcattcagaaatctgtattcagaactcaatctgttgtgcacgtctgcatctaacgcttaccacaagttttacgacaaattcttgacgcagacgaatagggaagcgtctattttcatttgtgaaaagaatagttcgatacagatctgtccgtgcttaaattttgaaaggcttgggtaattatttttcataagcgtttcaaacactggtgtaaatggaaagattatctatttaaatagtcggtaattgtttgaaattattgatttgagaaattcgcggatggcgatatcgaactacattataccacgtgacgccattcttccctgtatcttgcacctactgtatgcttttaacgccatcggcgctctcgttttagGATGCACGAGCAATGCTGATTGCGCGGGTGTGACAGTCGGAGGGCTTCCGTTGCAGTGCAACATACACATAGGTATGGTTTTCGATCAACTGTATCCTATTGAAAAATAGAATGAATTCGATTGTGTGTAACAACGAGGTATATTTAGAGTCTCTTAAGTCCCTTTCTAAGATAGAGCACAGATTGGCTTGTGCGCAAAAACTTATTTTCCTAAGATGAGACTtacttgaaacgaaaaatatcttaaaagcggaaagtgtcatcccagattagcctgtgcagtccatacaggctaatcagggacgacactatatgctttattgtatttttcgtttaagggacgtatcttctaagcaaacatccagttaatttggaaagggtcgtccctgattagcctttgcaaagtCTAATCCGGTACGACACGTTATGCAAACGCATTTAACCCGGTTTTCCCTGAACGaagttcatattttgtttacactATTTCAGGACCGATCCACCTGGTGCCTATTTGCTCAAACGGCAGTTGTCGCTGCGGCAGACAGTAGACGGGACATTCGTCGGCCGATTCATGAGATGCCCATTTTATGGGTTGTAATTCAGAATAAACAtggaataaaacaacaacatttctgcGTTCTTTATGATGCAGTACAAGATTGTATTGTGCGTGTTTCGAGATGACCAGCTTATTCAATAGTTTTCTTTATTGCTTGATGTAACCAATATGTATCCATTGATTTTATTAACACAGAACATATTTCACTATCAACGTATTTACGTTTGGTGCGATGGTTGACAAAAGAAAATGTTGAAACTAAGATTTTGTAGGCGATTTGTTAAATATAACAAGTATTTACAAAATTGTTAAATTCCAAAATACACTAGCTAAAAGATGGAGTTCTGTAATTTGTAATCGTCAATACTGAAAATGGCATCTCTGTGCTTCGCTTCCTTAAACGAATAACGTCCGACTGGTCTGATTAAGAATACATTTGAcatcattaataaaataacaaaataactttGAAGTAGTCCCTTAAGTTCGTTCACATAAtcttaattaatcaatcaatcaatcaatcatataaacacattaaaggcgtatcactagaacctgatgaagatatcaaacagttcctatttgctgacgacgcaacttattttttaagcGACAATttcgattctttccataacctaatagagtcactaaccctttacggaatgacatcgggtcttaaactaaacaaaagtaaatgtactgtgctacgagtaggtaattaaaacaaagtaatgtcctatataaaaaagaaatgaaatttaattggacttCCGATGAAGCCATAACGTTAGGagttactttcacaaataatgaaaaggatacagttcttaaaaacatactacctataatgcagaattttaaaaactgcttaaaatcatgg is from Dreissena polymorpha isolate Duluth1 chromosome 14, UMN_Dpol_1.0, whole genome shotgun sequence and encodes:
- the LOC127858684 gene encoding serine protease inhibitor Cvsi-2-like, translated to MRCHSFENSTRTTMKIAFLLAVLGVGLVSCEQCQVDADCTHTHCTADASGYKMFCEHGVCLCDHNFPCKLPSDCQSHFGSCSSGGFLGGAWHCVDSSCSCSHSGGGIGDCLNGNIQHCLGIIGGIGKK